The following are encoded in a window of Anser cygnoides isolate HZ-2024a breed goose chromosome 33, Taihu_goose_T2T_genome, whole genome shotgun sequence genomic DNA:
- the ADAM15 gene encoding disintegrin and metalloproteinase domain-containing protein 15 isoform X2, with protein sequence MLQAGTLLCTSTESGGALRNAGQRHRAPRRARCRRCAEPRSREPRRSRRRPPGTGRGRASPAERRRRAEPGGGGQEVPPPGPGRAGPLPAEAVAVQCAPGAPAGAAAPAQLGSRQPGAAAARAGSGTGPGAGRAMARALLLALGLLLLAAAPGARGRGAGDSWQQHRAGLGRYWHVTPRVLRGDRLLRLEEAMQETQHPSAPDPKSPKRPSTWSLWAQLLSPEGGFPSRLQVVLELEGTQLVLELEQNWDLVLGTGALLYYLPNGTRVVQEASRQEHCCYRGNVRGFPSSWASLCACSGLSGHFRVAENRSYGLEPDASGPPGSHIAYRLREVRLAPRACGQGPPEPPQVEVETEPPRLQRGKRSTAEQRFVELVMVLDHAAFQNYPDLKRARTRTLEIANQVDTFFQPLGVRVALVAVEVWSEGDRFEVGRSARATLERFLRWRQEELLPRLPHDNAQLLTGSSFDDVAVGMSVQASMCSSTRSGGVSMDYSVSVLVIASTVAHQLGHSLGMGHDGVGRFCECSNLYHDHGCIMDLPTGLTPGLSFSNCSQRDLERSLEQGLGWCLFNVPEPQRLAESPRCGNRFLEPGEGCDCGLSLECTDPCCNSSTCQLVPGAQCATGDTCCHDCQLRRAGHLCREPLGECDLPEFCDGVSPHCPPNAFLQDGQPCAGGRARCYGGACATYEGQCQQLLGPGASPVSSSCMASLNAKADERGHCGQLPNGSYVACAQQDAGCGRLQCRRGGARGGRAEGSCRGTVLPGVEDVSDAAMVLPGTACGPGKVCLQHQCQDVSVLGDQQCRSKCHGHGVCNNHGHCHCEPGWAPPTCESPGVGGSQDSGPAATLERGGSALPTALLLSALLGLALVLGLCCARRAGLHKHLCQLGKGTSCQYRISQPEPPLAGQGPPQRPRPPQCTELQVMHSSKPAVPARPDPPARPLPPDPLTKASQAPPSDRPPPPTRPLPADPVAPGTQPPGPAKPPPPRRPLPSDPPGPSLPRSETPPGHPHVTVIPSRPAPPPPPAGAPREA encoded by the exons ATGCTGCAGGCGGGGACCCTGCTGTGCACCAGCACCGAAAGCGGGGGGGCTCTCCGGAACGCCGGGCAGCGACACCGGGCTCCCCGGCgcgcccgctgccgccgctgcgCGGAGCCCCGGAGCCGCGAGCCGaggcggagccgccgccgccccccaggcaccggccggggccgggcgtcgccggcggagcggcggcggcgggcggagccgggcggcggcgggcaggaaGTTCCTCctcccgggccgggccgggccgggccgctgccggcggaggcggtggcggtgcaATGCGCACCGGGAGCaccggcgggggcggccgcgccGGCTCAGCTCGGGAGCCGCCAGCCCGGGGCCGCGGCAGCCCGCGCCGGCTCCGGGACGGGCCCCGGTGCCGGGAGGGCGATGGCACGGGCGCTGCTCCtcgccctggggctgctgctgctcgccgCCGCTCCCGGGGCGCGCGGGCGAGGCGCAG GtgacagctggcagcagcaccgtGCAGGGCTGGGACGCTACTGGCACGTGACGCCGCGGGTCCTGCGGGGTGACCGGCTGCTCCGCTTGGAGGAGGCGATGCAG GAAACCCAGCATCCGAGTgcccccgaccccaaatcccccaagaGACCGagcacctggagcctctgggcGCAGCTGCTCAGCCCTGAG GGGGGGTTCCCCAGCCGGCTGCaggtggtgctggagctggagggaacgcagctggtgctggagctggagcaaaACTG GGATCTGGTGCTGGGCACCGGGGCGCTGCTCTACTACCTGCCCAACGGCACGCGGGTGGTGCAGGAGGCCAGCAGGCAG gagcactgctgCTACAGGGGGAACGTGCGGGGTTTCCCCAGCTCCTGGGCCAGCCTTTGTGCCTGCTCCGGCCTCAG TGGCCATTTCCGAGTGGCAGAGAACAGGAGCTACGGGCTGGAGCCGGATGCCAGCGGCCCCCCGGGGAGCCACATCGCGTACCGGCTGCGGGAGGTCCGGCTGGCACCGCGGGCCTGTGGGCAGGGCCCCCCGGAGCCTCCCCAGGTGGAGGTGGAGACGGAGCCACCCCGGCTGCAAAGG GGCAAGCGGTCGACGGCGGAGCAGCGGTTCGTGGAGCTGGTGATGGTGCTGGACCACGCCGCG TTCCAGAACTACCCCGACCTGAAACGTGCCCGCACCCGGACCCTGGAAATCGCCAACCAGGTGGACACG TTCTTCCAGCCGCTGGGCGTGCGGGTGGCCTTGGTGGCGGTGGAGGTCTGGAGCGAGGGCGACAGGTTCGAGGTGGGGCGCAGTGCCCGGGCCACGCTGGAGCGGTTCCTGCGGTGGcgccaggaggagctgctgccccggcTGCCCCACGACAACGCGCAGCTCCTCAC GGGCTCCAGCTTTGACGACGTTGCGGTGGGGATGTCGGTCCAAGCCTCCATGTGCTCGTCCACGCGCTCCGGGGGGGTCAGCATG GACTACTCGGTCAGCGTCCTCGTCATCGCCTCCACTGTGGCCCATCAGCTGGGGCACAGCCTGGGCATGGGCCACGACGGCGTCGGGCGTTTCTGTGAGTGCAGCAACCTCTACCACGACCACGGCTGCATCATGGACTTGCCCACGGG GCTCACACCCGGCTTGAGCTTCAGCAACTGCAGCCAGCGGGACCTGGAGCGCagcctggagcaggggctgggctggtgcCTCTTCAACGTGCCCGAGCCCCAGCGGCTGGCCGAGAGCCCCCGCTGCGGGAACCGCTTCCTGGAGCCGGGCGAGGGCTGCGACTGCGGCCTCAGTCTG GAGTGCACCGACCCCTGCTGCAACAGCAGCACCTGCCAGCTGGTGCCCGGAGCGCAGTGTGCCACGGGGGACACCTGCTGCCACGACTGCCAG CTGCGCCGTGCGGGACATCTGTGCCGGGAGCCTCTGGGGGAGTGCGACCTGCCCGAGTTCTGCGACGGGGTCTCGCCGCACTGCCCACCCAACGCCTTCCTGCAGGACGGGCAGCCCTGCGCTGGGGGGCGGGCGCGCTGCTACGGCGGCGCCTGTGCCACCTACGAGGggcagtgccagcagctcctggggccaG GTGCCAGCCctgtctccagctcctgcatggCCTCTCTGAATGCGAAAGCGGACGAACGTGGGCACTGCGGGCAGCTCCCCAATGGCTCCTACGTCGCCTGTGCCCAGCA GGATGCTGGCTGCGGGAGGCTGCAGTGCCGGCGTGGCGGTGCCCGTGGGGGCCGAGCAGAGGGCTCCTGCCGGGGAACCGTGCTGCCCGGGGTCGAGGACGTGAGCGATGCAGCCATGGTGCTGCCCGGCACAGCCTGCGGCCCCGGGAAG GTGTGCCTCCAGCACCAGTGCCAGGACGTCTCGGTGCTGGGCGACCAGCAGTGCCGGAGCAAGTGCCACGGGCACGGG GTGTGCAACAACCACGGCCACTGCCACTGTGAGCCGGGCTGGGCACCCCCCACCTGCGAGAGCCCCGGAGTGGGGGGCAGCCAGGAcagcggccccgccgccacaCTGGAGCGAG GGGGGAGCGCCCTGCCCACCGCCCTGCTGCTGAGcgcgctgctggggctggcgctGGTGTTGGGGCTGTGCTGCGCGCGCCGCGCCGGGCTGCACAAGCACCTCTGCCAGCTGGGCAAGGGGACGTCGTGCCAGTACAG GATCTCGCAGCCGGAGCCCCCCTTggccgggcagggccccccgcagcgcccccggcccccgcagTGCACGGAGCTGCAGGTCATGCACAGCAGCAAG CCGGCtgtcccggcccggcccgatCCGCCTGCGCGGCCTCTCCCGCCCGACCCTCTAACCAAGGCCTCCCAG GCCCCCCCCTCGGAcaggccgcccccccccacccgcccgCTGCCTGCGGACCCCGTGGCGCCAGGCACTCAG cccccaggtcCTGCCAAGCCCCCCCCGCCTCGCCGGCCACTGCCCTCGGACCCCCCGGGGCCTTCACTGCCGCGCAGCGAGACCCCCCCTGGCCACCCCCACGTCACCGTCATCCCTTCCAG gccggcgccgccgccgccgcccgcgggcGCCCCCCGGGAGGCctga
- the ADAM15 gene encoding disintegrin and metalloproteinase domain-containing protein 15 isoform X8 has protein sequence MLQAGTLLCTSTESGGALRNAGQRHRAPRRARCRRCAEPRSREPRRSRRRPPGTGRGRASPAERRRRAEPGGGGQEVPPPGPGRAGPLPAEAVAVQCAPGAPAGAAAPAQLGSRQPGAAAARAGSGTGPGAGRAMARALLLALGLLLLAAAPGARGRGAGDSWQQHRAGLGRYWHVTPRVLRGDRLLRLEEAMQETQHPSAPDPKSPKRPSTWSLWAQLLSPEGGFPSRLQVVLELEGTQLVLELEQNWDLVLGTGALLYYLPNGTRVVQEASRQEHCCYRGNVRGFPSSWASLCACSGLSGHFRVAENRSYGLEPDASGPPGSHIAYRLREVRLAPRACGQGPPEPPQVEVETEPPRLQRGKRSTAEQRFVELVMVLDHAAFQNYPDLKRARTRTLEIANQVDTFFQPLGVRVALVAVEVWSEGDRFEVGRSARATLERFLRWRQEELLPRLPHDNAQLLTGSSFDDVAVGMSVQASMCSSTRSGGVSMDYSVSVLVIASTVAHQLGHSLGMGHDGVGRFCECSNLYHDHGCIMDLPTGLTPGLSFSNCSQRDLERSLEQGLGWCLFNVPEPQRLAESPRCGNRFLEPGEGCDCGLSLECTDPCCNSSTCQLVPGAQCATGDTCCHDCQLRRAGHLCREPLGECDLPEFCDGVSPHCPPNAFLQDGQPCAGGRARCYGGACATYEGQCQQLLGPGASPVSSSCMASLNAKADERGHCGQLPNGSYVACAQQDAGCGRLQCRRGGARGGRAEGSCRGTVLPGVEDVSDAAMVLPGTACGPGKVCLQHQCQDVSVLGDQQCRSKCHGHGVCNNHGHCHCEPGWAPPTCESPGVGGSQDSGPAATLERGGSALPTALLLSALLGLALVLGLCCARRAGLHKHLCQLGKGTSCQYSAETRVRFLGPEAPDGWSGISQPEPPLAGQGPPQRPRPPQCTELQVMHSSKPPGPAKPPPPRRPLPSDPPGPSLPRSETPPGHPHVTVIPSRPAPPPPPAGAPREA, from the exons ATGCTGCAGGCGGGGACCCTGCTGTGCACCAGCACCGAAAGCGGGGGGGCTCTCCGGAACGCCGGGCAGCGACACCGGGCTCCCCGGCgcgcccgctgccgccgctgcgCGGAGCCCCGGAGCCGCGAGCCGaggcggagccgccgccgccccccaggcaccggccggggccgggcgtcgccggcggagcggcggcggcgggcggagccgggcggcggcgggcaggaaGTTCCTCctcccgggccgggccgggccgggccgctgccggcggaggcggtggcggtgcaATGCGCACCGGGAGCaccggcgggggcggccgcgccGGCTCAGCTCGGGAGCCGCCAGCCCGGGGCCGCGGCAGCCCGCGCCGGCTCCGGGACGGGCCCCGGTGCCGGGAGGGCGATGGCACGGGCGCTGCTCCtcgccctggggctgctgctgctcgccgCCGCTCCCGGGGCGCGCGGGCGAGGCGCAG GtgacagctggcagcagcaccgtGCAGGGCTGGGACGCTACTGGCACGTGACGCCGCGGGTCCTGCGGGGTGACCGGCTGCTCCGCTTGGAGGAGGCGATGCAG GAAACCCAGCATCCGAGTgcccccgaccccaaatcccccaagaGACCGagcacctggagcctctgggcGCAGCTGCTCAGCCCTGAG GGGGGGTTCCCCAGCCGGCTGCaggtggtgctggagctggagggaacgcagctggtgctggagctggagcaaaACTG GGATCTGGTGCTGGGCACCGGGGCGCTGCTCTACTACCTGCCCAACGGCACGCGGGTGGTGCAGGAGGCCAGCAGGCAG gagcactgctgCTACAGGGGGAACGTGCGGGGTTTCCCCAGCTCCTGGGCCAGCCTTTGTGCCTGCTCCGGCCTCAG TGGCCATTTCCGAGTGGCAGAGAACAGGAGCTACGGGCTGGAGCCGGATGCCAGCGGCCCCCCGGGGAGCCACATCGCGTACCGGCTGCGGGAGGTCCGGCTGGCACCGCGGGCCTGTGGGCAGGGCCCCCCGGAGCCTCCCCAGGTGGAGGTGGAGACGGAGCCACCCCGGCTGCAAAGG GGCAAGCGGTCGACGGCGGAGCAGCGGTTCGTGGAGCTGGTGATGGTGCTGGACCACGCCGCG TTCCAGAACTACCCCGACCTGAAACGTGCCCGCACCCGGACCCTGGAAATCGCCAACCAGGTGGACACG TTCTTCCAGCCGCTGGGCGTGCGGGTGGCCTTGGTGGCGGTGGAGGTCTGGAGCGAGGGCGACAGGTTCGAGGTGGGGCGCAGTGCCCGGGCCACGCTGGAGCGGTTCCTGCGGTGGcgccaggaggagctgctgccccggcTGCCCCACGACAACGCGCAGCTCCTCAC GGGCTCCAGCTTTGACGACGTTGCGGTGGGGATGTCGGTCCAAGCCTCCATGTGCTCGTCCACGCGCTCCGGGGGGGTCAGCATG GACTACTCGGTCAGCGTCCTCGTCATCGCCTCCACTGTGGCCCATCAGCTGGGGCACAGCCTGGGCATGGGCCACGACGGCGTCGGGCGTTTCTGTGAGTGCAGCAACCTCTACCACGACCACGGCTGCATCATGGACTTGCCCACGGG GCTCACACCCGGCTTGAGCTTCAGCAACTGCAGCCAGCGGGACCTGGAGCGCagcctggagcaggggctgggctggtgcCTCTTCAACGTGCCCGAGCCCCAGCGGCTGGCCGAGAGCCCCCGCTGCGGGAACCGCTTCCTGGAGCCGGGCGAGGGCTGCGACTGCGGCCTCAGTCTG GAGTGCACCGACCCCTGCTGCAACAGCAGCACCTGCCAGCTGGTGCCCGGAGCGCAGTGTGCCACGGGGGACACCTGCTGCCACGACTGCCAG CTGCGCCGTGCGGGACATCTGTGCCGGGAGCCTCTGGGGGAGTGCGACCTGCCCGAGTTCTGCGACGGGGTCTCGCCGCACTGCCCACCCAACGCCTTCCTGCAGGACGGGCAGCCCTGCGCTGGGGGGCGGGCGCGCTGCTACGGCGGCGCCTGTGCCACCTACGAGGggcagtgccagcagctcctggggccaG GTGCCAGCCctgtctccagctcctgcatggCCTCTCTGAATGCGAAAGCGGACGAACGTGGGCACTGCGGGCAGCTCCCCAATGGCTCCTACGTCGCCTGTGCCCAGCA GGATGCTGGCTGCGGGAGGCTGCAGTGCCGGCGTGGCGGTGCCCGTGGGGGCCGAGCAGAGGGCTCCTGCCGGGGAACCGTGCTGCCCGGGGTCGAGGACGTGAGCGATGCAGCCATGGTGCTGCCCGGCACAGCCTGCGGCCCCGGGAAG GTGTGCCTCCAGCACCAGTGCCAGGACGTCTCGGTGCTGGGCGACCAGCAGTGCCGGAGCAAGTGCCACGGGCACGGG GTGTGCAACAACCACGGCCACTGCCACTGTGAGCCGGGCTGGGCACCCCCCACCTGCGAGAGCCCCGGAGTGGGGGGCAGCCAGGAcagcggccccgccgccacaCTGGAGCGAG GGGGGAGCGCCCTGCCCACCGCCCTGCTGCTGAGcgcgctgctggggctggcgctGGTGTTGGGGCTGTGCTGCGCGCGCCGCGCCGGGCTGCACAAGCACCTCTGCCAGCTGGGCAAGGGGACGTCGTGCCAGTACAG CGCTGAGACCCGGGTCCGATTCCTGGGTCCAGAAGCCCCAGACGGCTGGAGCGG GATCTCGCAGCCGGAGCCCCCCTTggccgggcagggccccccgcagcgcccccggcccccgcagTGCACGGAGCTGCAGGTCATGCACAGCAGCAAG cccccaggtcCTGCCAAGCCCCCCCCGCCTCGCCGGCCACTGCCCTCGGACCCCCCGGGGCCTTCACTGCCGCGCAGCGAGACCCCCCCTGGCCACCCCCACGTCACCGTCATCCCTTCCAG gccggcgccgccgccgccgcccgcgggcGCCCCCCGGGAGGCctga
- the ADAM15 gene encoding disintegrin and metalloproteinase domain-containing protein 15 isoform X7, which translates to MLQAGTLLCTSTESGGALRNAGQRHRAPRRARCRRCAEPRSREPRRSRRRPPGTGRGRASPAERRRRAEPGGGGQEVPPPGPGRAGPLPAEAVAVQCAPGAPAGAAAPAQLGSRQPGAAAARAGSGTGPGAGRAMARALLLALGLLLLAAAPGARGRGAGDSWQQHRAGLGRYWHVTPRVLRGDRLLRLEEAMQETQHPSAPDPKSPKRPSTWSLWAQLLSPEGGFPSRLQVVLELEGTQLVLELEQNWDLVLGTGALLYYLPNGTRVVQEASRQEHCCYRGNVRGFPSSWASLCACSGLSGHFRVAENRSYGLEPDASGPPGSHIAYRLREVRLAPRACGQGPPEPPQVEVETEPPRLQRGKRSTAEQRFVELVMVLDHAAFQNYPDLKRARTRTLEIANQVDTFFQPLGVRVALVAVEVWSEGDRFEVGRSARATLERFLRWRQEELLPRLPHDNAQLLTGSSFDDVAVGMSVQASMCSSTRSGGVSMDYSVSVLVIASTVAHQLGHSLGMGHDGVGRFCECSNLYHDHGCIMDLPTGLTPGLSFSNCSQRDLERSLEQGLGWCLFNVPEPQRLAESPRCGNRFLEPGEGCDCGLSLECTDPCCNSSTCQLVPGAQCATGDTCCHDCQLRRAGHLCREPLGECDLPEFCDGVSPHCPPNAFLQDGQPCAGGRARCYGGACATYEGQCQQLLGPGASPVSSSCMASLNAKADERGHCGQLPNGSYVACAQQDAGCGRLQCRRGGARGGRAEGSCRGTVLPGVEDVSDAAMVLPGTACGPGKVCLQHQCQDVSVLGDQQCRSKCHGHGVCNNHGHCHCEPGWAPPTCESPGVGGSQDSGPAATLERGGSALPTALLLSALLGLALVLGLCCARRAGLHKHLCQLGKGTSCQYRISQPEPPLAGQGPPQRPRPPQCTELQVMHSSKAPPSDRPPPPTRPLPADPVAPGTQPPGPAKPPPPRRPLPSDPPGPSLPRSETPPGHPHVTVIPSRPAPPPPPAGAPREA; encoded by the exons ATGCTGCAGGCGGGGACCCTGCTGTGCACCAGCACCGAAAGCGGGGGGGCTCTCCGGAACGCCGGGCAGCGACACCGGGCTCCCCGGCgcgcccgctgccgccgctgcgCGGAGCCCCGGAGCCGCGAGCCGaggcggagccgccgccgccccccaggcaccggccggggccgggcgtcgccggcggagcggcggcggcgggcggagccgggcggcggcgggcaggaaGTTCCTCctcccgggccgggccgggccgggccgctgccggcggaggcggtggcggtgcaATGCGCACCGGGAGCaccggcgggggcggccgcgccGGCTCAGCTCGGGAGCCGCCAGCCCGGGGCCGCGGCAGCCCGCGCCGGCTCCGGGACGGGCCCCGGTGCCGGGAGGGCGATGGCACGGGCGCTGCTCCtcgccctggggctgctgctgctcgccgCCGCTCCCGGGGCGCGCGGGCGAGGCGCAG GtgacagctggcagcagcaccgtGCAGGGCTGGGACGCTACTGGCACGTGACGCCGCGGGTCCTGCGGGGTGACCGGCTGCTCCGCTTGGAGGAGGCGATGCAG GAAACCCAGCATCCGAGTgcccccgaccccaaatcccccaagaGACCGagcacctggagcctctgggcGCAGCTGCTCAGCCCTGAG GGGGGGTTCCCCAGCCGGCTGCaggtggtgctggagctggagggaacgcagctggtgctggagctggagcaaaACTG GGATCTGGTGCTGGGCACCGGGGCGCTGCTCTACTACCTGCCCAACGGCACGCGGGTGGTGCAGGAGGCCAGCAGGCAG gagcactgctgCTACAGGGGGAACGTGCGGGGTTTCCCCAGCTCCTGGGCCAGCCTTTGTGCCTGCTCCGGCCTCAG TGGCCATTTCCGAGTGGCAGAGAACAGGAGCTACGGGCTGGAGCCGGATGCCAGCGGCCCCCCGGGGAGCCACATCGCGTACCGGCTGCGGGAGGTCCGGCTGGCACCGCGGGCCTGTGGGCAGGGCCCCCCGGAGCCTCCCCAGGTGGAGGTGGAGACGGAGCCACCCCGGCTGCAAAGG GGCAAGCGGTCGACGGCGGAGCAGCGGTTCGTGGAGCTGGTGATGGTGCTGGACCACGCCGCG TTCCAGAACTACCCCGACCTGAAACGTGCCCGCACCCGGACCCTGGAAATCGCCAACCAGGTGGACACG TTCTTCCAGCCGCTGGGCGTGCGGGTGGCCTTGGTGGCGGTGGAGGTCTGGAGCGAGGGCGACAGGTTCGAGGTGGGGCGCAGTGCCCGGGCCACGCTGGAGCGGTTCCTGCGGTGGcgccaggaggagctgctgccccggcTGCCCCACGACAACGCGCAGCTCCTCAC GGGCTCCAGCTTTGACGACGTTGCGGTGGGGATGTCGGTCCAAGCCTCCATGTGCTCGTCCACGCGCTCCGGGGGGGTCAGCATG GACTACTCGGTCAGCGTCCTCGTCATCGCCTCCACTGTGGCCCATCAGCTGGGGCACAGCCTGGGCATGGGCCACGACGGCGTCGGGCGTTTCTGTGAGTGCAGCAACCTCTACCACGACCACGGCTGCATCATGGACTTGCCCACGGG GCTCACACCCGGCTTGAGCTTCAGCAACTGCAGCCAGCGGGACCTGGAGCGCagcctggagcaggggctgggctggtgcCTCTTCAACGTGCCCGAGCCCCAGCGGCTGGCCGAGAGCCCCCGCTGCGGGAACCGCTTCCTGGAGCCGGGCGAGGGCTGCGACTGCGGCCTCAGTCTG GAGTGCACCGACCCCTGCTGCAACAGCAGCACCTGCCAGCTGGTGCCCGGAGCGCAGTGTGCCACGGGGGACACCTGCTGCCACGACTGCCAG CTGCGCCGTGCGGGACATCTGTGCCGGGAGCCTCTGGGGGAGTGCGACCTGCCCGAGTTCTGCGACGGGGTCTCGCCGCACTGCCCACCCAACGCCTTCCTGCAGGACGGGCAGCCCTGCGCTGGGGGGCGGGCGCGCTGCTACGGCGGCGCCTGTGCCACCTACGAGGggcagtgccagcagctcctggggccaG GTGCCAGCCctgtctccagctcctgcatggCCTCTCTGAATGCGAAAGCGGACGAACGTGGGCACTGCGGGCAGCTCCCCAATGGCTCCTACGTCGCCTGTGCCCAGCA GGATGCTGGCTGCGGGAGGCTGCAGTGCCGGCGTGGCGGTGCCCGTGGGGGCCGAGCAGAGGGCTCCTGCCGGGGAACCGTGCTGCCCGGGGTCGAGGACGTGAGCGATGCAGCCATGGTGCTGCCCGGCACAGCCTGCGGCCCCGGGAAG GTGTGCCTCCAGCACCAGTGCCAGGACGTCTCGGTGCTGGGCGACCAGCAGTGCCGGAGCAAGTGCCACGGGCACGGG GTGTGCAACAACCACGGCCACTGCCACTGTGAGCCGGGCTGGGCACCCCCCACCTGCGAGAGCCCCGGAGTGGGGGGCAGCCAGGAcagcggccccgccgccacaCTGGAGCGAG GGGGGAGCGCCCTGCCCACCGCCCTGCTGCTGAGcgcgctgctggggctggcgctGGTGTTGGGGCTGTGCTGCGCGCGCCGCGCCGGGCTGCACAAGCACCTCTGCCAGCTGGGCAAGGGGACGTCGTGCCAGTACAG GATCTCGCAGCCGGAGCCCCCCTTggccgggcagggccccccgcagcgcccccggcccccgcagTGCACGGAGCTGCAGGTCATGCACAGCAGCAAG GCCCCCCCCTCGGAcaggccgcccccccccacccgcccgCTGCCTGCGGACCCCGTGGCGCCAGGCACTCAG cccccaggtcCTGCCAAGCCCCCCCCGCCTCGCCGGCCACTGCCCTCGGACCCCCCGGGGCCTTCACTGCCGCGCAGCGAGACCCCCCCTGGCCACCCCCACGTCACCGTCATCCCTTCCAG gccggcgccgccgccgccgcccgcgggcGCCCCCCGGGAGGCctga